The window TGCCAGGGCTGCCCGGGCAACGGGAAGATGCAGATTATTGGGCAGGGAGATATCCACCACCTCCACCAGGGGGTCTTCCAGGAGTTTTTCGATCTCCGTCGTTGCTGTGATGAATCCTGCCTCGGCCCGGGCTGCCCGGGCTGAAGACTCCCGGGAGGTGCAGACACTACGCAACTCAAGCTCCGGCAGGATTCCGGGGTAGATGAAGGGAATCTGGCGGTAGTTCATGGCGTGAAGCCGACCAATCATGCCGTACCCGGCCAGGGCAATTCCAATTTTTTTCGGGTTCATCAGGGCAAGGACTCCTTCCAGGGCTGTTTCTTCGGGGAGAGATCTCCCATTGGGCCTTTATTTGAAGATACCATAACTTTCAAGCGAAAGCGAGAGAGGTGTGATCAATTGGGGAGGCGGGCCGGATGACCCGCCTTGTCATAATGGTCCCCGGCTTTGGGCCGGAACCGGTCCCGTGGAGAGCAGAGAGCGGTTCCGGTGTTTCAGGGGACGCGTGCGCGCAAGACCGCCTGCATATGGGAGCGGTGGCTGATCTCGACACCCTTGAAGCCAATCGCTTCAAGGTGGGAGACGGTCTCGTCGGCAAACATGGCGTACCGTGGTGACTGATCCGAGATGTTGTGCAAGACCCATTTTTGAAGAATCTCCAGCTTCCCCCGGGGTACGAACGCCTGGAAGAAGCGTTCTATCTGGTATGCCAGAGCGTCGAACTGTTCCTGTCCCCGTGGGGCGTATTTGTCAGCGTTGGTGAAGAGCCCCCCCGGGCGCAAAATCCGGAAGATCTGGCGTTCCACCTCCCTTCGGTAGCCCGCCTCCAGGTTGTGCAGGGTGAAGGCCGTGGCCACCACGTCGAAGCTCTCGTCGGGAGAATCCTGGAGATACGCCAGGGCGTCGGACTCCCGGAGGTGGACATGGCCGCCTTTGGTTGCCTCCCGCAGGTGTTCCTGGGCCTTGTGGAGCTGGTTCGGATCGTTGTCGATGCTGGTGATCAGCCCTGCCCCGGGGGCCTCCAGCATCGCCTGAACCAGGCGGGTGGTGGTAAAGCCGTCGCCGGTGCCGATCTCCAGGAGATGGAAGGGCACATCCCGATCTGTCCCGGCGGAGCTGAAATCGATACCCTCGATCATCTGATGCTGGAAGGCCTCAAAATCGGGGTACGCCAGGGTGATTAACTCGTACTCTTGGGCGAGATCGCCCGTGAACCGATGTTCACCGCTTGTTCTGCTCATACTTTAAGGGTAGTTCATTTGTTCCCGGGATGCCACGGGGGGAGGAAAAAACTGTGATGGATGTGCCGCGATCTCCGGAGGGATCGCGGCGGTGACAGACTATGAGAGCCCTCGTTCCGACCCGGCTCGGCGCAGGACCGGTCAGGTCAGCTGGAGCTCAGGCCGGATCAGGCCCCGGGCAGCTCCCTGGCGGAGCAAAGGCCGGCGGGGCTTCGGTTACGGAGCGACCCGGATCGCCACGGTTGTGCCGTTGACCAGGTTGTCGCTCACGGGACAGCGGGATTCTACGGTGTCTCGCCACTTCTCCAGGGTCGCTGCATCGGCGCTGGAAGAGACCTTCATGTCCACGGTGATCCCCTTGAAGCCGGCCCGGTCGGCGTCGCTCTGGCCCATAAACCTGGCCGGATTCAGCGCTCCCGAAAGCGTCATGGTGAGGCTCTCGATGGTTATGCCCATCTCCCGGGCAACGACGTGGCCCGTTACGTTCAGGCATCCCGCCAGGGAGGCAAGTTCGTACTCCACCGGGTTGGGGCCTGAATCGGTCCCTCCCAGCGAGGGGGGTTCGTCCAGAACAAGCGAGAAATTACGTGCCTCCACATCGGTCCGCGTAGGAGAGGCCGCTGTGGCCGTTACAGAAAATGTTATATCACTCATACCGGTAAGATCATAAAACAAGGTAACTTTGTCAAGTTTTTCCCGGACCCTCGGCGTGGTCAACCCGCCTGGCCCCCGACAGACCAATCTGTCTGGCCCCCGACAGATCAACCCGCCTGGCTCCTGGCAGACCAACCCGCCTGGCCGGTATCAAAGGTCTGCACCCAGGGTCTGGAGGTAATCACGCAAGGCGTCCCGGGCACGAGCCTCTCCCTGGCGGGCCTCCTGAAGGGTATCCCGGAGCCGCCGGAGTTCTTCCTCCTGATGCGTCAGGGACCGGGTATACTCCCGGTAGAGGGAGGTGTTTCGCTCCAGTTGGGCCATGTTGGTGCTGATGCGCTGCTGGTCAGCGAAGATCTCCTCCCGGCGTGCTTCCTGGACCTGCCGGGTTCGGCGGTGTTCCTCCAGGGAGCTTCGCAAAGAGGAGATATTCTGGAGGGTTCGGCGCACCGTAGGGTCGATGAGGCGGTTGCTGCTGAAGTAGCCCAGCATCTCCTGATCAAGGTCCGTCAGGGCGTACCGCTGTTCCCGTATCTGTTCCTCCACCACCGTGACGGAGCTACCCCGCAGGGGCACCAGGGCAACCTCCCCCTGAAGGGTATGGTCGGCGGGAGCGATCACCTCCCAGCCCTTTCTCCGTCGGTGAGAAACCACGATAGGCGTGTCGGGACCGCCTGCATCCACACCCAGGGAACGAACCTCGTAGGTGGTGCGCAGTCGTGCCCGCCGCTCGGCGATCAGGATACCCTCGGCCAGGCTGAGGGTGGACAGTTCTTCTTCCGGGCTGCCGGACCTGGAAAGAACTTCCAGGTGGGGGTCCAGGGCGTAGGTCACGATCGCCTCTCCCCGGGCAGGCAGAAGCGGAATCGCGCCGTCTCCCACATAGCGCTGGCCCTCGTAGACCGTAAGAGGGCCCGGAGGAAGGAGGTCACTGCTCTCGTTGGTGAAGCGCACGGCTGCCTCGGGACGTCGATGGTTCTGATCAGGCGAAACCTGGCGGATTGGCTCTGCCGCCACCCTGGTGTTCACAATTGGAACCATCATGGAACGTCCCCGGGGAATCGTCACCGGGCCAGGCAGGGTAAAGGTCATCCCCGTGAGCAACTCTTCCCGGGACATCTCCGGCGGCGCTGCTGCGAAGGCCAGGCGGTCGGCGCTCCGGGCCGTCCGGGAGAGCAAGGGTTCGTCGGGGGCTCCAAAGAGAGGCCGGTTGATATAGCGGGGCCGGTAGAGATCAAATCGGTAGGTCCTGGGGTTGGCTGCAGTGAGGGTCAGTTCCACCTCATCCCAGTCCAGGTCGGTGGTGTTATCAATGTGGGCCCACCCTTGCAGGAGTCCCCGACGGTTCCCCGGGTCCAGGACGATCCGGTACGTTGTGTTCCAGAGGGGCATCTCCCGGAGATAGCGGATCTCCAGAGTTCGTCGGCCCCGGCCTGAGTAGTTCAGAGAGACCTCCCGGAGGTCTTTTTCCAGGGCGGTCCGGGTAAGCGCGGCTAGAGCCGCATCAAGCGATTCCTGCATGGCCGGGTCGGTACATCGAAGGAGCTCCACCCGGGAGAGGGGTATCTCCCGGAAGGTCCGGTCCCGGGCAATCAGGATCGTTCCGTCATTGGAATCGGTCATGTGGGAGCCGATCAGGAGGCCCTCTACCGGAGCGGGTGCAGCTTCACCGGGCTCGTCCCGGCGCAAGACGACCTCCAGGGGTGTGCCCCGGAGCTGGCGCAACAGATCAGCCAGGCGGTGAACGTCCTGAAGCTCCTGGTCGCTTCCCGTGGGGTATTCTGCCAGATCCAGGGTTCCGCCGTCGTGGTCAATCAGGGTGAGGGAGCGCAGAAAATCGCTCATCTCTTCCCGGGCAACAGTAAAGGTGATCGTTCCCGAACCCGAGACCGTTCCCCGGTGAACGAACTCTCCCACGCCGCTGGTAAGAAGCGTTACTGACCTGAGGGGAAGGGCGGCCAGGGAAACGATGCCTCCCTGGAAGAGGAGTAGGGCCAGGGCCAGACCGAGGTGTCCCACCAGGCCGGGACCGCCGAAAAGCGATGATCGTCGTATCATACCCCTATTGTGCACCCCCTCCCGGAGATAGGCAAGTCGCTTCGAATCTCTTCTTCGAAGGGTTTTATAGGGTACCCCCCAAGGGTACTTGACCGGGCGGGGCGGGAGCGTTAGCCTTGATCCCCAGGAGGACACCAATGGGATTATTCGGATTATCCCGGGGTTCGGTGGAATACCGGGTTCCGGCCATGAATTGCGGGCACTGTGAAGCAAAGATTACCGGTGCAGTCCGGGGAGTTGCGGGGGTAAAGAAAGCCCGGGCCTCGGCGCCTGAAAAACGGCTCGTTCTGGAGTATCGCGGAGATACCGCTCCCGATCTGGCCGCGGTGAACGCCGTGCTGAAACCGCTCGGTTTCGAGGCGCAGCCAGTCCAGGAGCAGTAGGTTGCTGTAGCAGGCCCTCGCTGTTGACACGGCCCTGCCCGGCGGGCAGGATCGTGACATGATAGGGGAAGAGATAGTCCTGCCCGTTTTCGGCGCTCTCGTCGGTTCGGTGGTAACGGCTGTGCTGGTCCATGCTCTCGCAGTTGCCCGCGGGGCGGCGATACGGGCAGAACTAGAGCAGCTGCGGCGCCGAAAGGAAGAACTCCTGGAGGAGCGAAACCAGGAACGGCTTCGCAAGGAAGCGCTGGCCCTCCGGGTTTCGGAGCTCGAGACCCGCCAGGCAGCCGATCAGGAACGTCTCCAGTGGCTTGCCCGGGCCGAGACCTCCCTGAGGGAGACCTTTGAATCCCTGGCAGGACGAACCCTCCGTGAAAGCACCACCTCGCTTCTGGAGCAAAGCAAGGTTCAGCTGACCCAGTTCTCCCAGCTTCTGAAAAGCGATTGGGGCGCCCGGACTCAGGAGCTTCGGGGGGTGGTGAGCCCCCTGGCGGAGGAGCTGAAGAAACTTGATCACCAGGTACGCACCCTGGAAGAGCGGCGTCAGGGAGCTTATCAGGGACTCACCGAGCAGGTCCGGACGATCGGGGAGCAATACCGTTCGCTACACCAGGCCACGACCTCCCTGGACCAGGCCTTGCGGGCTCCCCAGGTTCGCGGCAAGTGGGGCGAGATCCAGCTTCGGCGGCTGGTAGAAATGGCGGGCATGGTAGATCATGTGGATTTCCAGGAGCAGACCGGGGGCAGCGAGGGGATTCGAAAAACCCCGGGGGACCGATCCGGGACGTTCCGGGGCCGTCCGGATATGATTATCCGTATGCCCTCGGAAGGAGTTCTTCCCGTTGACGCCAAGGCTCCCATGAGCGCCTACCTGGATTCCCAGGAAGCGGCCACGCCGGAGCTTGCCTCCCAGGCCCTGCGCCGTCACGCCCAGGCCCTGAGGGGTCACATCCAGGCGCTCTCCCAGAAAGCCTACTGGAGCCAGTTTGAACGGACCCCCGAGTTCGTGGTGATGGTTGTTCCCTATGAAAGCGGTCTCACGGCGGCCTTCACGACAGACCCCGAGATCCTGGAATATGCTCTTGCCAATAAGGTTATTATTTCTGCCCCTGCCAGCTTTCTGGCGCTGTTGCAGGTGATCGCCTACGGCTGGATGCAGGTAGATCTCTCCCGGAACGCCCGGGAGATCGCCGCCGGAGGACGAGAGCTTCTGGAGCGGCTCCAGCCCTTTGCCAGCCATATGAACCGTCTCGGCGGGGCCCTTCACCAGGCGGTGGAACGCTTCAACGAGAGCGCGGGCTCTTTCGAGCGGCGCGTTCTTCCCACGGCCCGGAAACTTCAGGAGTTGGGAGCGGGCCGCGAGGCTCCCCAGGCACTCAACCCTCTTGATTCCCGTCCCCGCACACTCTCTGAGGAGTCTCTTCCAAAGGAGTCTTCGTCCACAGAAGCCCGCAGGCAGCGTTAATATCTTCGCCTCGGGAGCGGCGGACGAAGGTTGCCATTCCCTTGTTTTGAAGTTCCCGGGAAAACTTCTCTATTCCTTCGGCAGATGTCGGCCGCAGGGGAGATCCCTCGATGGTGTGGTAGGGGATAAGGTTGATCCGGAGCCTGAGTCCGTTCAGCAGTTTGGCGAGGCCCTCCACGTGGGCCGGGGTGTCGTTGAAACCCTCCAGGAGCGTATATTCGAAGGAAATTCTTCTGGTTCGATCCTGGCGGTCTCGACGGATCAGGCGGAGCGTCTCTTCGATGGGGTTATCGCGTTCTACCGGCATGATTTTCTGACGCTCCCGGGGAAAGGGATTGTGGAGGCTTATGGCGAGTTCCACCGGGGATCGGGCAAAAAACTCCTCCAGTTGGGGGTGAATCCCCACGGTGGAGAGGGTGATTCTCCGTGCCGACAGGCCGTACCCCTGGGGGTCTGTGAACCGGTCCAGAGCCTGGAAGGTGGCGTCGCTGTTATCCAGAGGTTCTCCCATCCCCATGAACACGATATTGGTGATCTGGCTCCGTTCGGGGATCGAGTGATACTGGTTCAGTATTTCCGAAACGGTGAGATTTCCCTGAAATCCCTGGCGTCCCGTCTGGCAGAAGGAACAGGCCCGGCGGCACCCCACCTGGGTGGAAAGGCAGAGAGTAGAGCGCTCTCCATCAGGAATGAGAGCTGCCTCCACGGCACCGCCCGCAACGGGGAAAAGGTATTTTTTTGTTCCGTCGGCAGACTGGAGAACCCGGGCCGGAGGAACCACGTCCAGGGGAAGGGTTTCCGCAAGGGCCTGGCGGAGTGTTCCGGGGAGGTTCTTCATCTCTTCCAGCGACCGGGCGCCCTGGCGATAGATCCACTGGCATATTTGATCTGCCCGGTAGGGTTGGTGTCCCAGGGCGGACACGGCCTCCCGCAGATCTTCCGGAGACATTCCCAGCAATGAGCGGGGAGGAGAACTGGATTGACTCATTTCCCTAGGGTGTACCCCGGAGGGCCCCGGGTGTCAAGCAACGCCCTTTTGTGGGCCGTTTCTGCCCGGCCGTTTCACCCCGGCAGGAGGGCAAAGCCCCCCCAGGCAAGGCTGATTGTGAGCAGCACCACCAGGGTGAGCCCCACACCCCGCAGGGTCAGCAGGAACGCCAGGGAAACCACGGCGGCGGCGATCACGGCGGGACTTCCCAGAAAGGAATCGGGAAACAAAAGAGCCCCAAGCGCGGCCGCAGGAACCACCTCGAGGAAACGCTTCACTCCCTCCGGAAGCGATTCCATCCGGGAGAACCAGAAGGGCAAAGCCCGGCCCAGGTAGGTACCCAGAAATATGCCAAGGCACACAAGAATCCAGGGAAGCGTTATGTTTGTCATGGCGAAGATTCCTCCTTCAGCGAGACGGGCTCCGCCATGAGCGTGACGGCCCACCCCGCCAGGGCACCCACGGTCATGGCGATGGGAAAGGCCGAGCCGGGACCAAGCGCCAGGGGGCCTCGTAAAAAAACATTCATCGTTGCTCCGCAGAGGGCTGCCACGGCGACAGGCCCTGGTCGGCGGCGGCGGGCGCGAAACTGCCCCGCCAGGAGAGCCGCAAAGAGCGCGTAGAGAGCAAGTCCCATGGCCGCCCGCAGGGAAGGCGCAAGGATTTCGCCCAGAGACGCTCCCAGAGCAGTCCCTCCCACCCAGGCGGAATAGGCCGCCAGCTCCAGCCCCAGAAGAAAGGCCGAGCTGACCGGACCATCCCGGGCGATTCGCCAGGTGGCCACCCCGAAAACCTCGTCGGTAAGGCCGAAGGCCAGGAGGCTGCGCCGGGGAAGAGAGGGGGAACCTGCCACGTTGGGAGCCACCACGGAACTCATCAGAAGATGGCGCAGATTCAGAAGCCACCCGGCAAAAACGATCTGGATGCCCGCTGCCAGGGAAAGTCCCCCCAGGGGGACTCCCGCTGCAGAGATCGCTCCCGCGTACATTCCCACAGCCATAAACTGGGCCGCTCCGGCAAAGGCCAGCGCCGAAGCCAGCACCGCATCCAGAAAGGAAAGCCCGCTGTTGACGACCAGAATACCGAAGGTGATCGCCACGGGAATATAGCCTGTGGCGATGGGAAGCGCCGAAGCGGCTCCCGAGAAGAAAAGACTCAGGGACGATGAGTGGTGCATCTGGTTCGGGGCATTTGTACTTTGGGCCATAGATCGGGAGAATACCCCGAAAGGCAGATCTAACGCTATCGGACCCCGGGATAAGGCCAGGGATCAACCCTTAAAACACCCCTGGATTAATCACCAGCTCCTACCAGGGGTGTTGACATCTCCCGGACGGCCCCGTATATTTGACTAATCAAAATCCTGATTTTGATTACTAGCTATTAGGAAAGAGGAGATGCCCCATGATCGACCGTGAGTTTCGAAATCTTGTTTGCCGGGACTACTGCCACCGGCAGTCCCACCGGCAGTCCCTGAAACGCTCCTTTCTTCTTGCGATGGGTCTTGCAATGATCTTTGCCGCAGGCACTGTCGCGGCCGGGGGCCGTTCTGAACGGACCGTGCCGGACCGCCCCCTGGTTGTGGC of the Alkalispirochaeta americana genome contains:
- a CDS encoding class I SAM-dependent methyltransferase, coding for MSRTSGEHRFTGDLAQEYELITLAYPDFEAFQHQMIEGIDFSSAGTDRDVPFHLLEIGTGDGFTTTRLVQAMLEAPGAGLITSIDNDPNQLHKAQEHLREATKGGHVHLRESDALAYLQDSPDESFDVVATAFTLHNLEAGYRREVERQIFRILRPGGLFTNADKYAPRGQEQFDALAYQIERFFQAFVPRGKLEILQKWVLHNISDQSPRYAMFADETVSHLEAIGFKGVEISHRSHMQAVLRARVP
- a CDS encoding OsmC family protein, yielding MSDITFSVTATAASPTRTDVEARNFSLVLDEPPSLGGTDSGPNPVEYELASLAGCLNVTGHVVAREMGITIESLTMTLSGALNPARFMGQSDADRAGFKGITVDMKVSSSADAATLEKWRDTVESRCPVSDNLVNGTTVAIRVAP
- a CDS encoding DUF4139 domain-containing protein, with the protein product MIRRSSLFGGPGLVGHLGLALALLLFQGGIVSLAALPLRSVTLLTSGVGEFVHRGTVSGSGTITFTVAREEMSDFLRSLTLIDHDGGTLDLAEYPTGSDQELQDVHRLADLLRQLRGTPLEVVLRRDEPGEAAPAPVEGLLIGSHMTDSNDGTILIARDRTFREIPLSRVELLRCTDPAMQESLDAALAALTRTALEKDLREVSLNYSGRGRRTLEIRYLREMPLWNTTYRIVLDPGNRRGLLQGWAHIDNTTDLDWDEVELTLTAANPRTYRFDLYRPRYINRPLFGAPDEPLLSRTARSADRLAFAAAPPEMSREELLTGMTFTLPGPVTIPRGRSMMVPIVNTRVAAEPIRQVSPDQNHRRPEAAVRFTNESSDLLPPGPLTVYEGQRYVGDGAIPLLPARGEAIVTYALDPHLEVLSRSGSPEEELSTLSLAEGILIAERRARLRTTYEVRSLGVDAGGPDTPIVVSHRRRKGWEVIAPADHTLQGEVALVPLRGSSVTVVEEQIREQRYALTDLDQEMLGYFSSNRLIDPTVRRTLQNISSLRSSLEEHRRTRQVQEARREEIFADQQRISTNMAQLERNTSLYREYTRSLTHQEEELRRLRDTLQEARQGEARARDALRDYLQTLGADL
- a CDS encoding heavy-metal-associated domain-containing protein; amino-acid sequence: MGLFGLSRGSVEYRVPAMNCGHCEAKITGAVRGVAGVKKARASAPEKRLVLEYRGDTAPDLAAVNAVLKPLGFEAQPVQEQ
- the rmuC gene encoding DNA recombination protein RmuC codes for the protein MIGEEIVLPVFGALVGSVVTAVLVHALAVARGAAIRAELEQLRRRKEELLEERNQERLRKEALALRVSELETRQAADQERLQWLARAETSLRETFESLAGRTLRESTTSLLEQSKVQLTQFSQLLKSDWGARTQELRGVVSPLAEELKKLDHQVRTLEERRQGAYQGLTEQVRTIGEQYRSLHQATTSLDQALRAPQVRGKWGEIQLRRLVEMAGMVDHVDFQEQTGGSEGIRKTPGDRSGTFRGRPDMIIRMPSEGVLPVDAKAPMSAYLDSQEAATPELASQALRRHAQALRGHIQALSQKAYWSQFERTPEFVVMVVPYESGLTAAFTTDPEILEYALANKVIISAPASFLALLQVIAYGWMQVDLSRNAREIAAGGRELLERLQPFASHMNRLGGALHQAVERFNESAGSFERRVLPTARKLQELGAGREAPQALNPLDSRPRTLSEESLPKESSSTEARRQR
- the rlmN gene encoding 23S rRNA (adenine(2503)-C(2))-methyltransferase RlmN; its protein translation is MSQSSSPPRSLLGMSPEDLREAVSALGHQPYRADQICQWIYRQGARSLEEMKNLPGTLRQALAETLPLDVVPPARVLQSADGTKKYLFPVAGGAVEAALIPDGERSTLCLSTQVGCRRACSFCQTGRQGFQGNLTVSEILNQYHSIPERSQITNIVFMGMGEPLDNSDATFQALDRFTDPQGYGLSARRITLSTVGIHPQLEEFFARSPVELAISLHNPFPRERQKIMPVERDNPIEETLRLIRRDRQDRTRRISFEYTLLEGFNDTPAHVEGLAKLLNGLRLRINLIPYHTIEGSPLRPTSAEGIEKFSRELQNKGMATFVRRSRGEDINAACGLLWTKTPLEETPQRVCGDGNQEG
- a CDS encoding AzlD domain-containing protein, producing MTNITLPWILVCLGIFLGTYLGRALPFWFSRMESLPEGVKRFLEVVPAAALGALLFPDSFLGSPAVIAAAVVSLAFLLTLRGVGLTLVVLLTISLAWGGFALLPG
- a CDS encoding AzlC family ABC transporter permease, which gives rise to MAQSTNAPNQMHHSSSLSLFFSGAASALPIATGYIPVAITFGILVVNSGLSFLDAVLASALAFAGAAQFMAVGMYAGAISAAGVPLGGLSLAAGIQIVFAGWLLNLRHLLMSSVVAPNVAGSPSLPRRSLLAFGLTDEVFGVATWRIARDGPVSSAFLLGLELAAYSAWVGGTALGASLGEILAPSLRAAMGLALYALFAALLAGQFRARRRRPGPVAVAALCGATMNVFLRGPLALGPGSAFPIAMTVGALAGWAVTLMAEPVSLKEESSP